In Nocardioides palaemonis, a single genomic region encodes these proteins:
- a CDS encoding SigE family RNA polymerase sigma factor, which produces MITGDEAGFAEFVAARQAALSRTAYLLTGDHHLAQDLVQAALMQAASHWRRIHTSPEAYVRRAMYHQNISWWRRRRFAESALGGRDDAAPTVDTDLRLTLDQALARLTPRQRTVLVLRFYEDLTEVETARALSLSTSTVKSTTRHALARLRTLAPELAELIGADA; this is translated from the coding sequence GTGATCACTGGTGACGAGGCGGGCTTCGCCGAGTTCGTGGCGGCGCGGCAGGCTGCGCTGTCGCGGACGGCGTACCTGCTGACCGGTGACCACCACCTCGCGCAGGACCTCGTGCAGGCCGCGCTGATGCAGGCAGCGTCGCACTGGCGGCGGATCCACACCTCGCCGGAGGCCTACGTCCGGCGCGCGATGTACCACCAGAACATCTCGTGGTGGCGCCGCCGGCGCTTCGCCGAGAGCGCCCTCGGCGGCCGCGACGACGCGGCGCCGACCGTCGACACCGACCTCCGGCTGACCCTGGACCAGGCGCTCGCCCGCCTCACGCCCAGGCAGCGCACCGTGCTGGTGCTGCGCTTCTACGAGGACCTCACCGAGGTCGAGACCGCCCGCGCGCTGTCGTTGTCGACCAGCACCGTGAAGTCCACGACCCGGCACGCGCTCGCCCGGCTGCGGACGCTCGCACCCGAGCTCGCCGAGCTGATCGGAGCAGACGCATGA
- a CDS encoding PD40 domain-containing protein, with protein sequence MTDLRTSLHRLADSTEPLPVDDDLWGRAQAARRRGQALAVAAVIVLVVTVGGLASVWPTADRESRTAAQEVPGGAIPRVIADVPDDLEPTEDYVIGRASVAFVSAGGDPVVVSAVDGVAHALDLPSYGPASSTPVLSPDGRRLAYGMDVDGPTQVEVVDLETGRWWVRPVGVEDRVRIDAMSWSPGSNWLGWVAPATRRAPAVAGTLRADSTEAWRSVLEGNATSIAVADGGDAVVGTDSGLTVLPLRGEAQPLRTGGPVRAAAFSPDGARVALVTGADTASYTFDLPSDRLVAHPFPEGTLEESITRPLGWIDDRIQLLLVQPVDSSGAELVVTTPKVDDRSTWRRRVGSVETSGVANSLSVAVDLVPELDGTSSQELTHDFGDTTAPGRDVSWMIGLGVAAAIAVLMALRWLWRRLRNSM encoded by the coding sequence ATGACCGACCTCCGCACGAGCCTCCACCGGCTCGCCGACTCCACCGAGCCGCTCCCCGTCGACGACGACCTCTGGGGACGCGCGCAGGCCGCCCGCCGCCGCGGTCAGGCCCTCGCCGTCGCCGCCGTGATCGTCCTCGTCGTCACCGTCGGCGGGCTCGCGTCCGTCTGGCCGACCGCCGACCGGGAGTCGCGCACGGCTGCGCAGGAGGTGCCGGGCGGCGCGATCCCGCGCGTGATCGCGGACGTGCCCGACGACCTCGAGCCGACCGAGGACTACGTGATCGGTCGGGCCTCGGTCGCCTTCGTGTCCGCCGGCGGCGACCCCGTCGTGGTGTCGGCCGTCGACGGTGTCGCGCACGCCCTCGACCTGCCGTCCTACGGTCCCGCCAGCTCCACGCCGGTGCTCTCGCCCGACGGCCGGCGCCTCGCGTACGGCATGGACGTCGACGGACCCACGCAGGTCGAGGTGGTCGACCTCGAGACCGGGAGGTGGTGGGTCCGCCCCGTCGGCGTGGAGGACCGGGTCCGGATCGACGCGATGTCGTGGTCACCCGGCAGCAACTGGCTGGGATGGGTGGCCCCCGCCACGAGGCGCGCACCCGCGGTGGCGGGAACGCTCCGGGCCGACAGCACCGAGGCCTGGCGGTCCGTGCTCGAGGGCAACGCGACCAGCATCGCAGTCGCCGACGGCGGCGACGCCGTGGTGGGCACGGACAGCGGGCTGACGGTGCTGCCTCTCCGCGGCGAGGCCCAACCGCTCCGGACCGGCGGACCGGTCAGAGCGGCCGCGTTCTCACCGGACGGCGCGCGCGTCGCGCTGGTCACCGGGGCCGACACCGCCTCGTACACCTTCGACCTGCCCTCCGATCGGCTGGTCGCCCACCCGTTCCCGGAGGGCACCCTGGAGGAGTCGATCACCCGTCCGCTCGGATGGATCGACGACCGGATCCAGCTGCTCCTCGTGCAGCCGGTGGACAGCTCGGGCGCCGAGCTAGTCGTGACCACGCCCAAGGTCGACGACCGGAGCACCTGGCGGCGCCGCGTCGGGTCGGTGGAGACGTCGGGCGTCGCGAACTCCCTCAGCGTCGCCGTCGACCTCGTCCCCGAGCTCGACGGCACGTCGTCGCAGGAGCTCACCCACGACTTCGGCGACACCACGGCCCCGGGGCGCGACGTCTCGTGGATGATCGGGCTCGGCGTGGCCGCCGCGATCGCGGTGCTGATGGCGCTGCGGTGGCTCTGGCGCCGCCTCCGGAACTCGATGTAG
- a CDS encoding MBL fold metallo-hydrolase — protein MTSDGGWLGGAFGETGTCVLAPNANMMTLDGTNTWVLRDPGSSRSVVVDPGPSIASHLDAIDAAAGDVSVVLLTHHHADHSEAAREYAERHGCGVRALDPAHRLGGEGLAEGDVVSVGGLEVHVVATPGHTADSLSFVVPQDRAVLTGDTVLGRGTTVVAHPDGQLGAYLSSLQRLHALCGAEGITTVWPGHGPVIDDALGALDLYLAHRQQRLEQVRQAVCDLREGQPVAADDLPRAVVEVVYADVDPVLWGAAELSVRAQLAYLEDL, from the coding sequence ATGACCAGCGACGGGGGCTGGTTGGGCGGCGCGTTCGGCGAGACCGGCACCTGCGTGCTCGCGCCCAACGCGAACATGATGACCCTCGACGGCACCAACACCTGGGTGCTGCGCGACCCCGGCTCCTCGCGTTCGGTCGTCGTCGACCCCGGCCCGTCGATCGCCTCCCACCTCGACGCGATCGACGCCGCCGCCGGCGACGTCTCCGTCGTCCTGCTCACCCACCACCACGCCGACCACAGCGAGGCCGCGCGGGAGTACGCCGAGCGCCACGGCTGCGGCGTACGCGCGCTCGACCCGGCCCACCGCCTCGGCGGCGAGGGCCTCGCCGAGGGCGACGTGGTCAGCGTCGGCGGGCTCGAGGTGCACGTCGTCGCGACGCCCGGCCACACCGCCGACTCGCTGTCCTTCGTGGTCCCGCAGGACCGGGCCGTCCTGACCGGCGACACGGTGCTGGGACGCGGCACCACCGTCGTCGCGCACCCCGACGGCCAGCTCGGGGCGTACCTCTCCTCGCTCCAGCGGCTGCACGCGCTGTGCGGCGCGGAGGGCATCACCACGGTCTGGCCGGGCCACGGCCCGGTGATCGACGACGCGCTCGGTGCGCTGGATCTCTACCTCGCCCACCGCCAGCAGCGCCTCGAGCAGGTCCGGCAGGCGGTGTGCGACCTGCGCGAGGGCCAGCCGGTCGCGGCCGACGACCTGCCGCGCGCGGTCGTCGAGGTCGTCTACGCCGACGTCGACCCGGTGCTGTGGGGCGCGGCCGAGCTGTCGGTGCGGGCCCAGCTGGCCTACCTCGAGGACCTCTGA